catccaacggcgcccaaacatgtagtcaaggggtactcggttcagctcgggtgcattctccggagcaccgtctcgatcaacaccgagaacctaaggcataaggaccgagggaatttgcgctgcctcctcttcacgaagctgcacgaacgatacaagttccccaatgagtttgcaaacacacgcctctcagggaataaagtgaacagtgccgccctcacgaggatgagcacggccctgtctacatggagaagcacggtgaaggcaatgattgaaaaaggtgatagttatgagaagatcaaggcgaaatatcctttgatgagcgaagatgactacaaggagttcaagatcaagtgcgagagcagcgcaacctccgaatcaagtcagtgggggaaagaaatgcggcagttgaacttaggggtccaccaactcggtcccggcggttatagagtggcggagcctatatgggacaaggaggacgcggagcgtgccgagcaaggcctaccgccccgcttcgagaaattccctgacaagcagaccaggaactttgtcagggcccggtacaaggaggacccggtaacaaaggagcttaccacggatccgaagaccaaggcgcttgagaaagttctggtaaggaatacacccccgcgtaattagctacatatatggttgcattctagttaatgaagccaaatttctaaatggttcacattccttccgcaggaggctgaaagcagtagcgcggggtcatctcagagctcccctttttgcacccctttaaatagggcgttgaacgtaatgaaaaacaaggataagctcagtaagccgtcgtcagctggtcgtgtggccggcaaaggcttgtccacaaaatggtcgtcatactataccgctggtgggcgaaaggagaaaaagaccagctcggaaagccagtcgcgcgaggttcaagaactcaaggcacaagtggcgcggattccggagattgtccaagagcaagtgcaacaacaattgggaacgacgctcaccgccattgtgcctaccttgattcaggggctgacgacatggattgcgggcggccaacaggggcctcccccggttcccagcttcacggccagcaactcgcacaacgcgcaggcggcgccattggtgtctccggcggaggcggtattcgtgtcttcggcgccggcacgggcattggagcttaatgcacctgggtgtacgccggccggcacctcgccagcaagcggcccctccgtcagttgcacgcgcacgcccgccgttggcggtgcctcgacattagccgagctcgacggcatcacggtaactaagcctctcggccgatgacttcatctccttgcctttgactgggcatccctgacgccctacatgttttcgcagggcgccaccgatgttccttgcactctcctgcacttcgtgggcggcgagttggtcgatgtcgccaagggcagaatcgttcaaccgggcaaacgcatgttccacggtaatccgatgccacccaccttctatagggttgaactggttcgggtactgccaggctgcgacgagttgttacctccgatttgacccgctggggccgacgaagatgatgtgatgaccctcagcgcctgtgtaagctggcccctgcttcggccgaagagccagattcgtttgggggcgggggacaccaccccacagacaagaccgccagttgtgccagcgccaagccatggcaagaacgccgcaacgctaccggacctgccggacatccctatggcacaggatccgaacatgcatatggcacaggatccggacgacgacgacgacggtacatttaccaacgtcgataagtactttgccgaacatgggtacggtgacgagttctgcgggcctccttctcaagaacccaaccctcaaaaagacgaccgcgatctatctggtacggcggagaaacccaattgcaacaggcgtcgtctggcgttcagttctcaggagacgcctccagctgccgccttcaccgagcctcagatagctgaggtgccaaatattatcagccccaacacgctcaagaaggcggtctgtgagcagaactcgatcccattacagcagatcaagaagaagggacggaaacgaaagactaacaagggcgccagtgcgagccaaccggcaccgagtacgatccgtgctcaggacggaccaccttcacctaaggatatctcgaggagggtgcatgtggcgggtaggccgatgctaccgacaaatatgctcaatgctgcaaccgatgctatgcggagtctgcatgacagtgttctttctttggagaagcggcgtctcagagagaatgatgtggcatacccggttttcgtggccaaggtgccagagggcaagggctttgtggatagcgccgtcgggggtacgatcgtcctgcgatttgatgacatctttgctatgcttaaccttcatccgctgcactacaccttcgttcggctgttttcgttGAGTAtagagatgcggatcattagagacaagaccccggacattgtgatagtcgaccccttctacatgcgtgccaagatcttgggcagcgctggggaccggcaagtcgcgagttcacacctcgaaggcgtcattctggcaaacccagatatggataacttcctcgtgccttactttcccgagtaagtcatctcctaaccgccccgtaacatatgatttcttagatttcgatcgttctttttttctaacattccgtgttctgtgcagtgacacacattgcacactcatcctcttaagcccgaaatattccatggccacgtatctcgacccggaccgtgactccaagatagactacacaaatatcaagaaagttcttgatgatgctctccccggctacgccacatctggaggcacctttaagaggccagttcgtaggtacggcaggcacgtgttcacccacaatacgacgttcccctgcgtcaagcagtcgcctggcggtcagaaggatgcctactacgccctccatcacatgcgggcgatcgtgcgggaccataatcaccttctgctaccaaataatctcaaagattgggccgcaagcttgggggaaatccaggacgcggacatccgacaagaattctttcacatccagtcggagtttgcagaaatcatccatcaagatgtctcgtacctcggggcagttctacctcaaatttcaaccgtccaacagcgagatagacacaacgctacaaatgcaggctgacaacgcccgcgacttcatgaccatcacgacagacggcggcttcatccacgctccggtcccatgagtcgagtcgaaagttgtgatgctatgtgtagttctgaaacattcattagctcatgttgtaattaaactgtagtgaacttgtatgtctctttggtttggacagtcattcaacttagatgtaatcgatgctatttgttagtaggaccatgaatcgtgctattaatgtcttgcttttctcttccgatccttttgttgcatacttatatattgcttatgtattgtctgttgtttggctagtgcatagagatgtcgtcgtatgtcgtgtacaagggtaaggttcccggagtctacgacgactgggaggagtgtcggagacaggttcaccgtttcagcggtaacagttacaaagggtacaccactagggcggaggcggaatctagatacgcgcgctatctagcgggagagaggagggagcgttggaggaaccggatgaagaccagtttcatcgcgatgatgctcatcgtgatgaccgcatctctcttctatgtgatggtagtttagatgatcgatatcgacttgtaacgtgaagacaaactcgctactcgcggtctcgagacttgtaatgttctatcttcgttcggtcttttgaattcggagactaatatgatgaattgtattcggagactaatcttctattgtattcgatgaatctgcggttgctgtgtcctgctgcttattttctgtccaataatatattttgtaatctgtgcaaaaatcagaaaagaaaaaaaatccctaatatacatactaatggcgcatcacgccaacgtgcgccattagtatgccaaaggatactaatggcgcatcccagagcagtgcgccattagtatgccagagggtactaatggcgcatcacccagcagtgcgccattagtatgccgaaggatactaatggcgcatcacactgcagtgcgccattagtatggcaaagcacatgggtatatatgcccccctgggaggcatactaatggcgcaccgtggcctatactaatggcgcactgcccggtgcgccattagagtaccagatactaatggcgcttagtaaaaattactagtggcgtgatgctaatggcgcaccagtagtgcgccattagtaggcaaaactggtgcgccactagtaagcctttttctagtagtgaggagAGGCAAGCATTAATTAGAGCCACTTTACCAGCATTCGTATTATATCTACCCCGTCAGGGAAGGACCCTGTTTCCCACCTTTGTgactaccggggcaaaaactttGGCATGAAGCACATCCGGGGAAATAGGCAAACCCAAGTACTTGAACGGATAAGAGCCCAGCTTACAGTTAAGAAGGTGGGCCACTCGCGCGGCTTCCGATTCTTTtgtaatcctatcctatgaaatttcTACAAAGTTTCTACAAATCAAAGGGGGCCTGACCTTTTTTAAAACAAACAATAGCTAGGCATATTGGTTTGAAAATAGTAAGCAAGCACTCAGACTCACAATGAAATAACATAAGATGCACATAGGTAGCGATTACATCTCAGTAGATTGCTCCACTAACTACTTAGTACTTCCACTAGAATCATGGAGCCCTTTATTTGGAGGCGCCTAGTAAACCCTATGAATGAAGAGGAAGACAAATGATGTGAAATCGTGAAATGAAGAGACTAGAATGCATGATGTGCTCCAATTCTAGCTTGTTCGAAAAGGAAATTTAGGGGTATCCGCCACTGCCCGATCCAGATCCGCTACCTCCACCGCCGCCGGACCCACCATTGTTGCTGCCACCTTCACCACCACCCGTTCCAGCACCGGTTCCAGCGGCATAGCCTTGACCATAGTAGCCAGTGCTACCAGTCCGTCCGCCTCCAATGCCAGAGCCAGAACCAACTCCCATGCTTGGACCTTGAGCTACGCCTCCACCCTGGCCACCACCGTTGCCGCCACCCCCTCCACTTGCATTGCCCCCAGAAGTGTCATCGCTGGCGGCTTGTCCAGCTCCAGCGCCATTACCACCTCCATTTCCACcgtcaccaccaccgccgccgttaCCACCACCGCCAGCTTCAGAGTAGCTGTCACCACCAGCAGAAGGAGCTACAGCCGGGGCAGTTGCTATCCCACTCTCACCTTCTCCTTGGCCAACACCCTTTCCGGCTCCAGATCCGCTTGACCCATctgcgccaccacctccacctccgcccccaCCCTGACCATCAGCACTGGCATACCCATTGCCACTAGGCGCTGACGCTGAGCCACTCGAACCAACACCGTTGCCACCGCCAGAGCCGGAACCGGAACCGGATCCGCCTTGAGAACCACCGCCAGCACCGTGCCCCCCTCCTCCACCAAGTCCCTTGGCAAAGTTATACTTGTTACTGGAATCTCCACCACTCTCGCCATATCCCAAGCCACCACCTCCTCCAGCTCCATGCCCCCATCCACTCCCAACCCCACCCGACGAGCTGCCACCACCCCCGCTTCCCCCGCCTCCACCTCCAGCACTTGAGCTAGCCAGCATCCTTGAAGCATTGGTGAACCCAATGCTCACGAGGACAACAAAGCCAAGAGCTACAAGCTTAGTGCTAGTAGCCATTGTGACTTGTGACTGAGAGCTCGGTGGAGTGTGAGATGAGTTGGGTGTTGAAAGAAGAGATGGTTTCGTGGGTATATATAGCAGTGGAAGCCGTGCATGCGTGATTGATGCCGAGTGTTGGATCTTACACGCAGAAGGCGCGCACGGTAGCATGCATGCACACCGTTGACTGCACTAAATGCATCGATCAAGCAAATCTCTTCATATCTTTCTTTAATCTCTAATTAATTGATGAGAACTGGTCAGCTGTAGAAGGGACTGAAGATACGTACTGACGCTTGGTTGAGAATTGAGATTCCATCTCCTGACAGACAGATTAATTAATTCTTCTCTTGATACGACCACCTGTACCAGGACGGCTATTGTTCTGATCGATACTGATGATGTGCTTTCTGGGAAAACACCCGTAATCTAGTTTTGGGTTGCATAAAAACCCTAAGTTTTAGGAAAACCTTTAGAAAAAACATCTGTGTTGCGATTTTTCGTGTGAGTTATTTTCATTTAGATTGGTTCTCACATGTTGAACCACAAAGTTCAAACCCTATACTACGTATACACTGTGTGCATAGGGGAAATGATAGTACTGCTGAATGTGAGGTGCCCTGAAAGACCGGGTCGCAAATGCATATTGATATCTTGCCTTGAAATTCGTCCCTCCGCCACGTGAAAGAACGTGACTTCCCTTAATCGACATTATGACCTCACGATCTATTGCACAGTGACCCATTCATGAACTGGATTCGTGGATCCCAAAGATCCGTCTAGaagatgtactccctcctttccagtttatatggcttatcttaaaattttagttttttcattttataaggcttattttggttgttccccatcacatgttcagattttaaggtgcattaaatcattgcatgcaggTATTaaaagaaaattgaccaatgcatgtaatttatgcatgcatgcattgcaattaatgcattggtaaacatactccctccgtttaggtgagtaagtcaccttaGGAGTGGCAGCGCGACCTAGATGGCTTTAGATTGGGCGATGAGGAGCACTGGGACGAGCTAAACTTCCAATCACAGCACAAGGACAAAGGGAAGCAAAATCAGCATTTAATCCCATGCCTTTTCAGCTCTCCATGCAGGCCCACGTACTCCCTAATCAACGCATGCATGCAAAAAGGTCTTCAATCTCTTCCTTAATCAACGCAGTGGTTTCCACGGGTAGGAGAACGAGGCAGCAGAGGGAAACGAGGAGGATAAAGAGCGCTCGTGaatgaggctgggaggggatcgaggagAATTCAATGTTACACGCCTTATGGTTTTGGGAAAATCTGgatttcgtaaggtgacttactcacctagacggagggagtacttttttagaaaaacaaaagcattaattgagtgtttttgcaaactataaaaagtatttcaccactcaccatctaccttggttggtgagattttgaattaagccttataaaccgaaaaggagggagtagatcACAGGGAATCCTTTGACATTGCAGTTATGCATGCCACTTGACCATTATGAATCATGAACGCCACGGATCTATATAACAAGAAGAACAAGATACATACAGTAAGTATACAGTTCCTAAGGCATTGTCTTATTGTTAATTAGTACCAACAGAAAATGATGTATTGTAGAAATATGGTTAAACATAAAAAATTTGACTTCAATAAAGTTAAAAGTACACTCTTTAAAGAACGGAGGGAGCATGATTTTGTTTAACTAGTGAGTAACAACTTAATGATTTCGATAAATGGAAACAGTGACTCGCCTAAACCGTAAGGTGCATGCATTACCATAGCACTAGTACTCCTACATCTTACTTCCTACAAGCACATGAACTTGGCATGCGGAAGATGGAGCTATGCTCTGACCGTCCGACGTCGGTCCTCGCCGTCGGTGCATGCAGTTTGAGAAAGGCTCCAGCTAGCCCCACGCTATAGCCACTAGACGAgcagagttttttttttttttgaaaaaaccggTGTATCACCGACATTCATATATTAAGCAGGTAGAAAGCGGGaaatatgttcatgatcaagtgATCATGATTGGTTACAAGAGAGGGGTTTCAAAAACCCTGAAAACCAGGGCTGAATGGAAACATAGAGCCTAGCCTGGATCCCCTAGTGGCGTTGCAAGGCACTTTGCCCCTGCTAGCTTCCAAACCTCTGCATCTCTTCTGATCGCGGCGATCACATTGCAGATTTGGGTTGACTCATGTCTGAAAGTTCTGTTGTTCCTCTCCTTCCAGATGTGCCATGTGACAAGAAAGATCATCGTCTTGAGCCTCTCTCCGAGCCTTGGTCTTGATTGTTGGATGAGGTTGCGCATTCTGCAAATGGAGGAGGTGAGGTGATCTGAGGACGAGGTGAGGCGCATGAGCCTGTCACAGTCATTCCAGGTTGAGATCCTTCTCCATATTTCCTTACTGACCGGGCAATCCCAAAAGAGATGTACTGATGTCTTCAGGTTTCTTGTGCATAAAGTGCAGAAGTATCCATTCTCCCATCCTCTGCGTTGGAGTCTATCATTGCACGAGAGCCGATTTTTGAGCAATAGCCAAAAGAAAACTTTTATGTTTCCGGGTGTCCAGGTTTTCCATATGAGCTGCTTGTCATCCGTCTTCTGTAGACGAGTAGAGTTAATCTTCTGGTAGACGACGAAGGAGAGTGCTGACTTATATTAATTGCAGCCTCCTCGTAGGATTTAAAGCTAACAGCGGCGACCTAGGGTTTAACACCTTAACGCGTCCTCGAAGTTCAGAAATTTGACCACGTACTTTCATACACTGACAGGAACACACTTGGAGTGTGCTATCTTTGGGATCGTTATGGTGACGCAAACACCGAGAATTGACCTATCCTAGGCTTACGATTTTGTATTCGATTATCCACCTGCATGCGAGATCCTAACTACGGGTAGTATAGCAAAgccatttttcttaagaaggcCATTTTCTTTATTGGTAATTAATTCATTATCTATCATGTCAGTACAAAGAACACCGAAGATTACAAAAATTACAACCAGGTCGATagatcacctagcgacgactacgcACCCCAGAGCGAGCCAAATGGCGCTgtcatcatcgcccctccctcatcagAGCCGAGCAAACCTTATTTTAGTAGGCAGTCGGAAAGTTATCGTGCTAAGTCCTCAAAAAGCCAACACATTAGAATAACAACCGTTGATGATGGAGAGAAGCTTATATCGGAAAGATCTAACCTGACACCACATGAACGGCGACGGACGTAGATGGGACCCAAATAGATCCATTGAAGACCAGCACCGACCGGATCCCGTGAGATTAAAATTACATGAAACTTCGTGAGAATTACTTTATTGATTTTGATTCGCATGTTAAAACATTGCCCCTCCAGCATCTTAATTCACAGGATCAATCTTTAAAGGTTTTGATCTTCATGTCATTGCACAAGCCAAGTGAGAGAATGTAAGAATATTTTAAATATTAAAGTGATACGTGTAATATACAAAAATAATTCCAATTATATGTCATTTAGTGCAATTGTTACTAGACATGAGTGTTATAATTATTGGTTTAAATACCCTCTTCTCTCCCTTTGTAAAGTTAATTAATATGGTGTATATGTGTGTATATATCTTCATATACGAATAGAGCGTATATGTATACGCACTACATGAAAACAATTCTATGCAGAGTACCAAAATACTCGGCGAACCCGAAAAGTACTTGGCAAAGACCGTTCAACATACCCCTGCCCGGCAAAGCAGGGTATGCCGAGTGTTGTTTGTCGGGTACTCGCCAAAGGCTTTGCTGAGTGCAACATGGGGATGCTCCGAGACATAAAGCTTAGTGATGACCTGCTGACAGAAACAATGGCGCCACATGGTAGCTTCCTTTGTTGAGTGTTTGTGGGGAATGCTCGGCAAAAACAGTGCACCACATGTTTTGCCATGTGACACCTAGCTTTTCTGAGTGTTGGTGTCCTAATACTCGACATATATGTTTGCCGATGGACTAGCGGAAgacggcggcgacgacacatgtgagtgcgtcggaccggtttgagCCCCGGACCTGGCAGATGGCTTGGTCGGGGCCTCCAGCTTTAGATGTTagcttaggtgagaggtctggatatgtggcccagcttgcaccccttcatcatttggataggagtagcggcagatgctgtcaagatggcggattcagacatattgttgttctactttgtaaggtcctcgagaataattaataaaagcATGCATctaccagatgcagaggccgggggtcatcctccttttcaatatatatatatatatatatatatatatatatatatatatatatatatatatatatatatatatatatatatatatatctgtgtgtgtgtgtgtgtgtaaattaactgggacacctaggtgcccggGCACCTTGATTGTTTTAGGTATGTACCGCCGCACAATGAATGTTTGATTTGTTTCCTAATTATTCTTCATGCAAGACTTTCCATGTTTACATTTTACTTTCGTTTTTAACTATTAAGCATGCAAGACTTGCTATACCATAAATCATAGTaacattttattttcttctgaacTACTATGGGTATCTAATATGCGTATTTTTGTTTCC
This region of Triticum aestivum cultivar Chinese Spring chromosome 2D, IWGSC CS RefSeq v2.1, whole genome shotgun sequence genomic DNA includes:
- the LOC123051927 gene encoding putative glycine-rich cell wall structural protein 1, whose product is MATSTKLVALGFVVLVSIGFTNASRMLASSSAGGGGGGSGGGGSSSGGVGSGWGHGAGGGGGLGYGESGGDSSNKYNFAKGLGGGGGHGAGGGSQGGSGSGSGSGGGNGVGSSGSASAPSGNGYASADGQGGGGGGGGGADGSSGSGAGKGVGQGEGESGIATAPAVAPSAGGDSYSEAGGGGNGGGGGDGGNGGGNGAGAGQAASDDTSGGNASGGGGGNGGGQGGGVAQGPSMGVGSGSGIGGGRTGSTGYYGQGYAAGTGAGTGGGEGGSNNGGSGGGGGSGSGSGSGGYP